In Pseudorasbora parva isolate DD20220531a chromosome 20, ASM2467924v1, whole genome shotgun sequence, a single window of DNA contains:
- the LOC137049976 gene encoding autotransporter adhesin BpaC-like, with protein MKGLVCLLLLLETFVFVDQQTVNGGLNERNISQQLSSDDRRQNQTDTLRAEASADIHLGFPNIHEAVRVLTATVTEQKTNLRDLTTTVTEQKANIRDLTTTVTEQKANIRDLTATVTEQKANIRDLTATVTEQKANLRDLTATVTEQKANIRDLTTTVTEQKANLRDLTATVTEQKANLRDLTATVTEQKANIRDLTTTVTEQKANIRDLTATVTEQKANIRDLTTTVTEQKANIRDLTTTVTEQKANLRDLTATVTEQKANIRDLTTTVTEQKANLRDLTTTVTEQKANIRDLTTTVTEQKANIRDLTATVTEQKANIRDLTTTVTEQKANIRDLTTTVTEQKANIRDLTTTVTEQKANLRDLTATVTEQKANIRDLTTTVTEQKANIRDLTTTVTEQKANIRDLTTTVTEQKANIRDLTATVTEQKANLRDLTATVTEQKANIRDLTTTGVH; from the coding sequence ATGAAGGGTTTAGTGTgtttactgctgctgttggaaACCTTTGTGTTTGTCGATCAACAGACAGTCAATGGAGGACTCAATGAGAGAAACATCAGCCAACAGCTCAGCTCTGACGACAGAAGACAGAATCAAACAGACACTTTAAGAGCTGAAGCTTCAGCTGACATCCATCTGGGCTTCCCTAACATCCACGAGGCAGTGAGGGTACTGACCGCCACGGTCACAGAGCAGAAAACAAATCTCAGAGATCTGACCACCACAGTTACGGAGCAGAAAGCAAACATCAGAGATCTGACCACCACAGTTACGGAGCAGAAAGCAAACATCAGAGATCTGACCGCCACAGTTACGGAGCAGAAAGCAAACATCAGAGATCTGACCGCCACAGTTACGGAGCAGAAAGCCAATCTCAGAGATCTGACCGCCACAGTTACGGAGCAGAAAGCAAACATCAGAGATCTGACCACCACAGTTACGGAGCAGAAAGCCAATCTCAGAGATCTGACCGCCACAGTTACGGAGCAGAAAGCCAATCTCAGAGATCTGACCGCCACAGTTACGGAGCAGAAAGCAAACATCAGAGATCTGACCACCACAGTTACGGAGCAGAAAGCAAACATCAGAGATCTGACCGCCACAGTTACGGAGCAGAAAGCAAACATCAGAGATCTGACCACCACAGTTACGGAGCAGAAAGCAAACATCAGAGATCTGACCACCACAGTTACGGAGCAGAAAGCCAATCTCAGAGATCTGACCGCCACAGTTACGGAGCAGAAAGCAAACATCAGAGATCTGACCACCACAGTTACGGAGCAGAAAGCCAATCTCAGAGATCTGACCACCACAGTTACGGAGCAGAAAGCAAACATCAGAGATCTGACCACCACAGTTACGGAGCAGAAAGCAAACATCAGAGATCTGACCGCCACAGTTACGGAGCAGAAAGCAAACATCAGAGATCTGACCACCACAGTTACGGAGCAGAAAGCAAACATCAGAGATCTGACCACCACAGTTACGGAGCAGAAAGCAAACATCAGAGATCTGACCACCACAGTTACGGAGCAGAAAGCCAATCTCAGAGATCTGACCGCCACAGTTACGGAGCAGAAAGCAAACATCAGAGATCTGACCACCACAGTTACGGAGCAGAAAGCAAACATCAGAGATCTGACCACCACAGTTACGGAGCAGAAAGCAAACATCAGAGATCTGACCACCACAGTTACGGAGCAGAAAGCAAACATCAGAGATCTGACCGCCACAGTTACGGAGCAGAAAGCCAATCTCAGAGATCTGACCGCCACAGTTACGGAGCAGAAAGCAAACATCAGAGATCTGACCAccacaggcgttcactga